The stretch of DNA TCAGGGACAGAAACATaatcgatgctgcaagtggagggccGTTGGTGAACAAAACTCCTCGAGGAGCCtgggagttgattgaagggATGGCTGAGAACTCACAGCAGTTTGGTTCAAGAGAGGATATCCCGACGCGTAGGGTGAATGAGGTGGAAACATCCTCTATTCAACAGCAACTCTCCGAATTGACATCTTTTGTGCGACAACTAGCTGTGGGGAATACATCGCAAGCCAAAGTGTACGGGGTATGCACTGCCGTGGGTCATCCTACGGAAATGTGTCCAttggttcaagaagaaactgcagaacaggtgaacatggcttgccacgcgcccgcgccaagaaagcAGTACGACCCGTACTCAAACACCTACAATCCTGGTTGGAGGGATCACCCCAACCTTAgctatggaggaaataggcagtCTAATTTTGTGCCAAATAGACAGCAAGGACACCAACAGCAGTACCATCCTcgcccaccaccaccaccacccccttCAAACTCAAGTCTGTCCATGGAAGAAATGATGAAGCAATTGCTTGCTAACCAACAAAAGACGGATTCAGACTTACAAAGCATGAGGAATCAACTGGGACAGGTGCAATCattgcaaaatcaaatgaatcaaatggccataacaatcaaccgtttggagtcccaagttcaaggaaagttgccatctcaacctgaggtgaatccaaagaatgtaagtgcaatgaccttgaggagtggcaaggaaaTCCAAGGATCCAAACCTGTGATCCCTAAAGATAAGGACGAGGAATGGATTGAGAACGAGTTGGAAGAGGAGGGCagaaataacaaaaatgcaaAGGTGCTCCCGAAACCAATTCCTACAGCTAAAACTAATCCACCTccctttcctagcaggttggagAAACCAAAGAAGCAAGACAAGGAGAAAGAAGTCCTGGAGATTTTCCGCAAGGTACAAATCAATATTCCCCTATTAGATGCCATCAAACAAGTGCCGAAGTATgcaaaatttttgagggacCTATGTGTCAATCGAAGGCGGTTGAGGGGAGATGAAAGGGTCATTGTGGGAGAGAACGTGTCAGCAGTTCTCCAAAGAAAGCTTCCACCGAAGTGCGGGGATCCAGGTAGGTTTACTGTCCCATGTATAATAGGTAATACTTTGATTAGAAATACCATGCTGGACTTAGGAGCATCGATCAACGTAATGCCTAAATCTATGTATGCTTCTCTGAACTTaggtccattaaaagaaactgaGATAGTAATCCAATTAGCTGACCGAACAAATGCATACCCTGATGGGTTGGTCGAGAATGTGTTGGTCAAGATTAACGATTTGGTATTCCCAGCTGActtttatgtacttgacatggatgatgatcaCTCTTCCGATCCCTTGCCTTTGTTATTAGGTAGACCGTTTTTTAGCACAACCcagacaaaaattgatgttCATAAGGGTACTTTGtccatggaatttgatggagaaatggtccactttaatatttttgatacaatgaaacatcctgttaactctcacTCTGTGTTTGCAATTCATGCTATTGATCCatctgtgcaagaattttctgagtTTGCTTCTAGGGATAAATTCAAAATTGCTGCGAACAAATATCATGGGATGAAAGCAATTCATGAGGtgaaaaagtgaagaaaattaaggaaaaagatTGCACTCAATGGCTATTTGGATCCCGGAGGAGGACTACTGATTACAAGGAAAATTGGATTACACCTAAATTGAAGAGTTGTGTTTAACGTCtggccaaagacgttaaagaaaggcgcttttgggaggcaacccaattttttattttgttgatttttgttGTGCGATTCGTTAAATATGTCGTTTCTCATCTGGGtattgcttaaatttgatattttctcTACTACGATCAGGACAGGTGATCATGGTGTGCCCGTGCGAAGAGGGCACGCATTAATCTCACAAGTTCCAACTTCAAGGGCAGAGGATGTTTCTAAAACATGGCATGCCCACGCCATGTTGGTAAAATCTCAATATTACGAAGTGGAATCTTTggtcttacattttttttttaaattcagaAATTGAATTGCTGAAAAACTAACCGAATGTTAAGAAAGGAAGTAattgtattttgatttttttttattacaaaaatttgaatttttttttttagttcgtCAAacatggcgtgggcacgccaagattagaAAACATTCTCTGACTTGAGAATCAGTTTTTGAACATTAACGCGTGCCCTCTCCGcgcgggcacgccaagatttcaCTTCGTAATATTGAGATTTTACCAACTTGTGCCGTAATAAAAAACTTAGataaaaaacaaatatttgtGTGATTGTACAGAAGCttgaatttcttcatttttcattgtAAGCACAAAAGACAGCTACAATGTCCCAATTCAAGCAGATAACCTTCAAAGCAGCCCTTCCTGGAGTAGAAGCCACAGGCTTCCTATTCACAAACACCAACTAAAACATGTATGGTATGCCACTAATAACGCCAATGATTCAAGTACAAACGGACCCTAATTctacttccttcttctttttcttgatcTCTTGGAGTTCGCCGTAGAAGTAAGAGAGGAAACCCCAAAGAGACAAAGCAAGAGAAATTCCTTTTTCAACTGGGAATCTTTCATGGAAGAACAATACCGCTAAGGACTCTGTCACCGGCAGCAGAGTAGCAATTACGATACCAGAGAGCAATGCTGAGACAAGAAAAGTGACTCCAATGGCCCCCAAGAGGAAGAATTGCCACAAAAATGCGTTTGATACCAGCGTTGCATAGTATCTTGATTGTCCAAGCTCAAATTCTCTTGCCTCTCTTGTAATTGCCTGCAACATCaaccagaaaattcatattTCCAGTTAATTCAACCACAAAAGCACAATGCTTTGATGCTAAATACGCCTTGATCTATGTAGATAAATTAATGCATTATGTACAGATAAACATGTAGAgctaaagagagagagagagcccgCGAAGTCATGGTTGATAAGCATTCCTACAGTGCAGAATGCAGTTGCAAAGAAGGATATGACCAACTGCATCTCCATGACCAGAGAATAAGTGATGACTTGCTTAGCTTTCTTGCAAGTTAGCTCCATCAGCGGCAAAACAAATCCGTATAACGCAGATGCTCCAAGTGTCATAAAGAAACCAATGTAGTATTGCACGTTGGAATCATGAGCAGGACGATCGGTGCTAGAATGAAATCCAAGCACTACAGCACCAAGAGACaataaaaatattgaattgATGATAAAAGGTGTAAACTTTTGCTTAACCAGGAGGAAGGCAAATGCGGCAGTAAATGCCAATTGAGTGGCAATTATAAGAGCAGAGGTACTGACAGGAAGGCGCGAAACGCCATAAGCAGCCAAATAATCATCCACCCCTGTTAAAAGGCCAATAAAGGCACAACAAAGGAACAATCTAGGCTTGACAGACCAAACTTTTGTTGCAGGACCTTCTTTGCTTCTACGATAAGCATAAGAAATCAGGAgtggaaacaaaagaaatggcCAACCAGCAGTTAGTAACCAGCATGAGAACCAAATTCTCTTGCCTCCTTTAAGAAAGTAGAGACGCTGAATCAAAGGACCACCACAGTTGCCGAGCCCCAACATTATGCAGTTCAATATTATGAGTGTTCTCTTCATTGTTTTGTTTAGTTTGTGCTTTTCTTCTGGTACATGACTGCTTGGAACATCAGTCTCCATCTCTAAAGATTGAAATCTCTCTTTCTATTTCTAGAGCTGCAACTGGTTACAAGTATGAGTTGTAAATGGCGTATGACATGGTTAATCCACTGACTAAGG from Coffea eugenioides isolate CCC68of unplaced genomic scaffold, Ceug_1.0 ScVebR1_990;HRSCAF=1764, whole genome shotgun sequence encodes:
- the LOC113759200 gene encoding purine permease 3-like isoform X2 is translated as METDVPSSHVPEEKHKLNKTMKRTLIILNCIMLGLGNCGGPLIQRLYFLKGGKRIWFSCWLLTAGWPFLLFPLLISYAYRRSKEGPATKVWSVKPRLFLCCAFIGLLTGVDDYLAAYGVSRLPVSTSALIIATQLAFTAAFAFLLVKQKFTPFIINSIFLLSLGAVVLGFHSSTDRPAHDSNVQYYIGFFMTLGASALYGFVLPLMELTCKKAKQVITYSLVMEMQLVISFFATAFCTAITREAREFELGQSRYYATLVSNAFLWQFFLLGAIGVTFLVSALLSGIVIATLLPVTESLAVLFFHERFPVEKGISLALSLWGFLSYFYGELQEIKKKKKEVELGSVCT
- the LOC113759200 gene encoding purine permease 3-like isoform X1 — its product is METDVPSSHVPEEKHKLNKTMKRTLIILNCIMLGLGNCGGPLIQRLYFLKGGKRIWFSCWLLTAGWPFLLFPLLISYAYRRSKEGPATKVWSVKPRLFLCCAFIGLLTGVDDYLAAYGVSRLPVSTSALIIATQLAFTAAFAFLLVKQKFTPFIINSIFLLSLGAVVLGFHSSTDRPAHDSNVQYYIGFFMTLGASALYGFVLPLMELTCKKAKQVITYSLVMEMQLVISFFATAFCTVGMLINHDFAGSLSLFSSTCLSAITREAREFELGQSRYYATLVSNAFLWQFFLLGAIGVTFLVSALLSGIVIATLLPVTESLAVLFFHERFPVEKGISLALSLWGFLSYFYGELQEIKKKKKEVELGSVCT